One Ezakiella massiliensis genomic window, CTCTTTCGACATTATCGACAATCTTATTCATAGTTTCAGAAGTAACTGGTCTTTTTTCACAGGCTCTAATGATACCTCTTAAGATCTTTTCTCTATCAAATTCTTGGGTAGATCCATCTTTCTTTGAAACTAAAAGTGGAGCCATCTCATATCTTTCATAGGTCGTAAACCTAAATTGACACTTGAGACATTCACGTCTTCTTCTAATTGTTTTATGGTCTTCGCTTTGTCTACTATCAACTACTTTTGAATCATGGTAGCCACATCTTGGACAATACATAATTACCTCCTATTACATAACAAAAAGACGCTTGTTTACCAAGCGCCTAATCTAATACTATCCTCTTAAGAATGGCGGAATATCAAGCTGCCAAGGATCTGCTTTCTTTTCTTCTTTATCTTCTGTTTCTTCTGAACCTTCAACCGCATCTGCTTGTTTGCCAGCAGCCTTGCCTTCGAATTCAGTTGCAATAACTGTAATCTTGATTGAGTCACCAAGTGATTCATCAATACCAGCACCGAA contains:
- the nrdR gene encoding transcriptional regulator NrdR, which gives rise to MYCPRCGYHDSKVVDSRQSEDHKTIRRRRECLKCQFRFTTYERYEMAPLLVSKKDGSTQEFDREKILRGIIRACEKRPVTSETMNKIVDNVERECRNQMVKQIPTSEIGEMVMEALKKVDEISYVRFASVYRSFKDSKTFMEELKKIIEETDGN